In one Pseudomonas sp. SG20056 genomic region, the following are encoded:
- a CDS encoding Na+/H+ antiporter subunit C, whose product MEAIFAATLGILTASGVYLLLRARTFPVVLGLTLISYAVNLFLFAMGRLQSGVVTVIGKGSAYADPLPQALVLTAIVIGFAMTAFVVVLALRSVGETQTDHVDGQEPAQ is encoded by the coding sequence ATGGAAGCCATATTTGCTGCGACCCTGGGCATCCTTACCGCCAGCGGTGTGTACCTGCTGCTGCGCGCACGGACCTTCCCGGTGGTGCTGGGGCTGACGCTGATTTCCTACGCGGTCAACCTGTTCCTGTTTGCCATGGGCCGCTTGCAGAGCGGCGTGGTGACGGTGATCGGCAAAGGCAGTGCCTACGCGGACCCGCTGCCGCAAGCGCTGGTGCTGACCGCCATCGTGATCGGCTTTGCCATGACTGCATTCGTGGTGGTGCTGGCGCTGCGCAGCGTTGGCGAAACCCAGACCGACCATGTTGATGGCCAGGAGCCTGCGCAATGA